In one SAR324 cluster bacterium genomic region, the following are encoded:
- a CDS encoding type I restriction enzyme HsdR N-terminal domain-containing protein: MDKKKLTERDICTKFITPALVAAGWDLHHQIREEVTFTAGRVQLRGQLVSRGKSKRADYILYYKPNLPIAVIEAKDNHHSLSSGMQQALDYAHTLDIPFVYASNGDGFVEHDRTRKAGILEQELPLAGFPSPQDLWERYKQWKGLTDDQARIITQDYYFDAGGKAPRYYQRIAINRVIEAVAQNQNRILLVSATGTGKTYIAF, translated from the coding sequence ATGGACAAAAAGAAACTCACCGAACGAGACATTTGCACCAAATTTATTACTCCCGCCCTGGTTGCGGCTGGCTGGGATTTGCACCACCAAATTCGTGAGGAAGTCACGTTTACGGCAGGCAGAGTTCAGCTCAGGGGACAGCTTGTGTCCAGAGGCAAATCCAAACGAGCCGACTACATCCTCTACTATAAACCCAACCTCCCGATTGCGGTGATTGAAGCCAAAGACAATCACCACTCCCTCTCTTCCGGGATGCAACAAGCCCTGGACTATGCCCACACTCTGGATATTCCGTTTGTTTATGCCTCCAATGGAGATGGCTTTGTAGAGCATGACCGCACCCGAAAGGCAGGAATCCTCGAACAGGAATTGCCTTTGGCTGGATTCCCTTCTCCTCAGGATTTGTGGGAACGCTATAAACAATGGAAAGGCCTCACCGACGATCAGGCCAGGATTATCACTCAGGATTACTACTTTGACGCTGGAGGCAAGGCTCCCCGCTATTACCAGCGCATTGCCATCAATCGGGTGATTGAAGCCGTCGCCCAAAACCAGAACCGGATTCTGCTGGTTTCCGCAACAGGCACCGGCAAAACCTACATTGCCTTTCA
- a CDS encoding 3-deoxy-D-arabino-heptulosonate 7-phosphate synthase, whose amino-acid sequence MIIPKEKRLTPEQLKEVQKIVAEFGLALQAIHGTERSIYAMIGDERDELLIARIEGLDYVDRVDQIQSPYKLMSKGNELAQHKIILGGKQFGGTEFRVIAGQCTIDPKNPGLFYETAHAVKEAGADMLRGGVWKPRTLPHSFQGDSKSIEILLEARKQTGLPIVTEVMDEEQLNIAIEAKVDLLQVGARNALNYSLLKQLGKKTQEMGIGVLLKRSIHMGTLDEFIAAGEYVVAGGNPNLLLCPRGTLPAMDGYRNHPDESIAALLVQKTWAPIVVDPSHSVGKSMYVPHAALSAAAYGAHGIIVECHIHPREGIGDDPKQAITPEVLKQLVLDVKKIAGIAKNYTQFHS is encoded by the coding sequence ATGATCATCCCCAAAGAAAAACGGTTAACACCCGAACAATTGAAAGAAGTTCAGAAAATTGTCGCTGAATTTGGTCTTGCCCTTCAGGCGATTCATGGAACCGAACGTTCCATTTATGCCATGATCGGGGATGAGCGGGATGAACTGCTGATTGCCCGCATCGAAGGACTCGATTATGTGGATCGGGTGGATCAGATTCAAAGTCCCTACAAACTGATGTCCAAAGGCAATGAACTGGCGCAACATAAAATTATTTTGGGCGGCAAACAATTTGGCGGAACAGAATTCCGGGTGATTGCCGGACAATGCACCATTGACCCCAAAAATCCGGGTTTGTTTTATGAAACAGCCCATGCTGTCAAGGAAGCGGGGGCCGATATGCTGCGAGGTGGCGTGTGGAAACCCCGAACGTTGCCCCACTCCTTTCAGGGCGATTCAAAAAGTATTGAGATTCTGCTGGAAGCCCGCAAACAAACGGGCCTGCCCATCGTCACAGAAGTGATGGATGAAGAGCAACTGAACATTGCCATTGAAGCCAAAGTGGACCTGCTTCAGGTTGGCGCGCGGAATGCCCTGAATTATAGTCTGCTGAAACAGCTCGGTAAAAAAACACAGGAAATGGGCATTGGTGTTTTACTGAAACGCTCCATCCATATGGGCACCCTGGATGAATTCATCGCGGCTGGAGAATATGTGGTTGCGGGAGGTAATCCCAATCTGTTGCTTTGTCCACGTGGGACACTGCCTGCGATGGATGGCTACCGGAATCATCCTGACGAATCCATTGCGGCATTGCTGGTTCAGAAAACATGGGCACCGATCGTGGTGGACCCATCGCATTCTGTAGGAAAATCCATGTATGTTCCCCATGCCGCCCTTTCAGCCGCCGCTTATGGCGCGCATGGTATCATTGTGGAATGCCATATTCATCCCAGGGAAGGCATTGGTGATGATCCCAAACAGGCCATCACACCAGAGGTTCTGAAACAGTTGGTTCTGGATGTGAAAAAAATCGCGGGCATCGCGAAAAACTACACACAATTTCACTCATAA
- a CDS encoding MBL fold metallo-hydrolase, which translates to MLSQTTHAEYSASSSQDRIKQSRQYHEGTFHNSEPMNLMDPGKLWGTLKEYAFGQRIDPVPLEPLPIQKIKASQFQVHSADELKFARLGHSTLLLQLGGKIWLTDPVFSERASPVQWAGPKRFHPVPIALEDLPPLEGVILSHDHYDHLDQALIQQLKERTNHFIVPLGVGQILESWGVSVEKIIELDWWENAVVGEVEFISTPARHFSGRGIFNRNQTLWTSWVMRSKQHSIYFSGDSGYFKSFREIGEKYGPFDIAFMENGAYNLNWPEVHMFPEQTLQAFKDLKGKLLVPIHNGTFDLSLHSWYEPMERITELAHKENVHVLIPLMGQVVDAEKPPENSFWWRKVPSAIQSGQLELSTL; encoded by the coding sequence ATGCTGAGCCAAACCACACACGCAGAATATTCTGCATCGTCTTCACAAGACAGAATCAAGCAATCCCGACAATATCATGAGGGAACATTTCATAACTCTGAACCGATGAACTTGATGGATCCCGGAAAGTTATGGGGAACCCTTAAAGAATATGCCTTTGGTCAGCGAATTGATCCGGTTCCTTTAGAACCCTTACCCATTCAGAAAATCAAGGCTTCCCAGTTTCAGGTTCATTCTGCGGATGAACTCAAATTTGCCAGGTTGGGACATTCTACCTTATTGCTTCAACTGGGCGGGAAAATATGGCTGACAGATCCTGTTTTCAGCGAACGGGCCTCACCTGTTCAGTGGGCTGGACCCAAACGGTTTCATCCTGTGCCAATTGCGCTGGAAGATCTGCCGCCCCTGGAAGGTGTTATCCTGTCTCATGATCATTATGACCATCTGGATCAGGCCTTGATTCAGCAATTGAAGGAGCGGACAAACCATTTTATTGTGCCTCTGGGCGTTGGTCAGATTCTCGAATCATGGGGCGTGTCTGTGGAAAAAATCATCGAGCTGGACTGGTGGGAAAACGCGGTGGTGGGTGAGGTGGAATTCATCTCAACACCGGCTCGTCATTTTTCAGGCAGAGGAATATTCAACAGGAACCAGACCTTATGGACTTCCTGGGTGATGCGGTCGAAACAGCATTCGATTTATTTCAGTGGGGATTCCGGATATTTTAAAAGTTTCCGGGAAATTGGTGAAAAATATGGTCCGTTTGACATCGCCTTCATGGAAAACGGGGCCTATAACCTGAATTGGCCGGAGGTCCATATGTTTCCTGAACAAACCCTTCAGGCCTTCAAGGATCTGAAAGGAAAATTGCTGGTTCCGATTCACAATGGCACGTTCGATTTATCCCTGCATAGCTGGTATGAACCCATGGAACGGATCACCGAACTGGCACACAAGGAAAACGTCCATGTGTTGATTCCTTTGATGGGACAGGTCGTGGATGCGGAAAAACCACCGGAAAACAGCTTCTGGTGGCGCAAAGTGCCCTCCGCGATCCAATCCGGACAACTGGAACTCAGCACACTTTGA